The Triticum aestivum cultivar Chinese Spring chromosome 4B, IWGSC CS RefSeq v2.1, whole genome shotgun sequence sequence AAATATTCTCAACCCGCAAGAACAATTGCACCGAACATGCAGAGAAACCATAGATCTAGTTCCGAGGCGTAGCCCGGTAAAGCATCGCCACAATAAGGCACGGGGAGATAATAATGTTTGTGAAGTTTTGAACTCTCGGAAGGAAGTGAACTCATGGAATAAAGCATTGCCACAACTAGGGCACGGGGACATAATAACGTTTGTGAAGTGTGAACTCTTGGAAGGAAGTGAACTCATGGAATAAAGCATCGCCACAACTAGGGCATGGGGAGATAATAACGTTTGTGAAGTGTGAACTCTTGAAATGAAGTGAACTCTCGGAATAAAGCATCACCACAACTAGGGCACGAGGAGATAATAACGTTTGTGAATTTCAAATTTGATGCACCTTGTGTGTTTCGAGGTACAATATTTTCCTTTTTGGAGTTAATAACGATCGATGCACAGTTGCCCTATAAAAAGGATCAATGCAAAGTGTTTTCATCGCACAAACGATGGATGCAAAGTGTTTGATCTCACAAATGTTGCGTCGAACGTGCAATTTTATCTCAGCAAACGCTTACATTACATGTAACAAACAACAATGTGTATGTAACCAGTCCACAAAACAATCCCTAGAAGAAATAAACAAGAAATCCCATGCATCTCCCAAGCCGCAGGGTCCACCCACCACGGCACGAAGGAAGCATGAATGAATGGATCAACGGATGGAGTGCATATGCTTAATCTCTGGGTCGTCCTGGTCTCCACCCCTCCTCCTGAATCTTGAGCCCCATGTACCTGTTGGACCCAGTTTCATCAtccaaacacatgcaaaaaatgACCAGGAAACGTACGTCGACACACATATTTGAATTTCGTGGGAGTAAATCGGATGCAGGAGAAGAAGAGTTGAAGCACAAGTCCGACCTGCCGAGCATCATGACGGTGGCCTGCGGGTTGGTGCCGGGGGAGTACTTGAAGGTGGAGCTGtcgacgacgcggaggccggcgacgCCGATGACGCGGTAGTCCGGGTCGACGACGGGCCCGACGTGGCAGCCGCCGTGGTAGTGCCAGATGGTCATGACGGTGTCCCGGCAGTACTGCTGCAGCGGGCGCGTGTCCCGGGGGTGCCGGGGCAGCAGGTTGAGGAACTTGGCCAGCGCGGCGCAGTCGAAGGCGGCGTCCATGGCGCTCGCGTTCGCGTAGGTGAAGCGGGAGAAGGCCCGCGACCGCACCACCCGCTCGATGGTCTGGATCCCGCCCACGCACCGCTCCACGTCCCTCGGGTCCCGGAAGTAGTTGAAGGTCACCGCCGGGTTGGCGTGCGGGTCCGTCGACCGCAGCTCCACGTGCCCCGTCGAGAGCGGCCCCAGGATCTTCTCCAGGATGAAGCCGCCCCGGAACGCCCGCCGGTCCAGCCCCTGCAtcacctccgccgcccgcctcatcGCCTCCGGCGTCCTCTCCCTCGGCGGCAGCGTCCCCAGCTGCCCCGTCTGTTATCGGTCATTCACGCACACGTACTAGTTAATTAAGGGCACCGTCGAGGCATCGATGGCATTGCCATTGCCACGTTTGGAGTTAGTATGGAGAAGGTGTCGGTCAATAGTCAATACCATGGGGGAGAACATGCCGAAGGAGTggccgcggcggcgggagtggaggGGGATGCCGAACTGGGAGCCGCTGACGCCCTCGATGAAGCTGCCGAAGCGGGTGACGCCGACGACCTGGACCAGGGAgagcgcgacggggacgggggacGGGACGAACACCGAGTTCATGGGGTTGTCGGCCACGCCCTGCCCGACCATGGGGCGGTCCACCACGGCGCGGACGCCGTGTTTCTCCAGGTGCGCGCGCGGGCCGACGCCGCTCAGCATCAGCAGCTGCGGGCTCCCCAGCGTCCCTGCCGCCAGGATCACCTCGCTCCTCCCCACGCCCCGCAGGTACACGCGGTGCTGCACCCCCATCGGGTCCGTGAACACCACCCCGTACGCCACCGGGCTCGCCGACCCCTCTGCATTTAAATGTGGCTCA is a genomic window containing:
- the LOC123089562 gene encoding protein HOTHEAD — translated: MAAPGLHGLPVVLVVVATVLGSFWIRLAASQQQGEEAAGEEAERQRYNFRFVRHARDAPLVSHYNYIVVGGGTAGCPLAATLSERSRVLLLERGGYPYGNRNVSSEYHFADALADTSPRSPAQRFVSEDGVVNARARVLGGGSCLNAGFYTRASSEYVRAAGWDARLVNASYRWVERELVFRPDVPRWQCALREGLLQAGVTPDNGYTVDHVPGTKIGGTIFDSAGRRHTAADFLRSANPRRLTVFLHATVSQILFRRREGSASPVAYGVVFTDPMGVQHRVYLRGVGRSEVILAAGTLGSPQLLMLSGVGPRAHLEKHGVRAVVDRPMVGQGVADNPMNSVFVPSPVPVALSLVQVVGVTRFGSFIEGVSGSQFGIPLHSRRRGHSFGMFSPMTGQLGTLPPRERTPEAMRRAAEVMQGLDRRAFRGGFILEKILGPLSTGHVELRSTDPHANPAVTFNYFRDPRDVERCVGGIQTIERVVRSRAFSRFTYANASAMDAAFDCAALAKFLNLLPRHPRDTRPLQQYCRDTVMTIWHYHGGCHVGPVVDPDYRVIGVAGLRVVDSSTFKYSPGTNPQATVMMLGRYMGLKIQEEGWRPGRPRD